The genomic window AGCTATCGGATAAGTTCCAAACCACGTACGTATTTTACTTAGATAATCGACATGCTCCTTTGTACAGCTAAAGCTTCCGGAAAACTGGACTAAAAAGGCAAAAAGCTTACCGCTTTGAATTAGAGGCTCCATGCTATGAAGAAATGCCTGCATCATCTCCTCTTCGCTTTGGTAGTAGGTCTCCCAGTCGCCCTGACAGCTGATGCCGCTATATACTTTAATTACAAAACGAAAATTACTTGGAACAGCATCTACCCAATTTTTGACGGATTCCTGTTTTGGGATACCATAATAAGCCGTATCCATCTCGACCAGAGGCAAATGGCCCGCATATTCATACAGTGTGGTTCGCTTTTTTCCTGTTAAGGTCTCGTGCTCATTAAACGAGGTAAGCCCTATACGGATCATCCTACTCGCTCCTTTTCATTCATCGTTATATTCTATTATCCTACACAAAATAGTAGAAAATGAAAACCTGTACACTGCGAGAAAAATGAACCCGCTCCTTTTACGCATCAAAAAATTTAGATTTCTTGCCAGCGAATGTTTGCTTCACAATACAATTGATCCCCAATACGAATTTCATGACGTGTTTTCAGCTCTGCTTCACCCTCGACTATATCATAGTGGCTTTCTACTACATGACCATATTCGACTTCTTTGTCAAACTTCACATTCACGTGAACAGGTTGATGTGTCGAAAGGAAATCATACCCCAACACATCCAATAGCCAGTTAAAGTAAATTGCATTATTAACATGTTGATTACCATCAATATCAAAATAGCGGACACTATACTGGTGGGATTGGCTATTCTCAACTTTTTCTATTTTTTCACTGCGCTGAATTTTTTTAATCTTTTCACTTTCATAAGGAGCGATGATCTCTTCTGACACACTCCCCATCTTACGATTTTCTTTATTCATCAATACAAACGTCGATTTGATCAGCACACATTCATTTCCAGCTTCATCATGAATCCAAAAATTACGGTAACAGAAGTATTTATTATACGACATTGCTTCTGTTGTAATATCGATTTTTTCTCCTACTCGAGGCAATCGATTGATGGTTATTTCATAATTGGTAATTACCCAACCTAGACCTAAGCTACCAATGTACTCAGCGCTCCGTCCAAGCATGGCACTTTGCTCTTCTGACGTTCTTATTACTACTGCCAGCATTGATGGCAACGTCATCTTTTTTGTGATATCTCCATCATAATAGGCCACTTCATAAGGCATCGTATATCTTTTTCCCATTCCCGATCTCCTTTCAATCTACAGCAGATAACAGATTTTTTATTCTTCCGAACTGCTTTCAGAAACAATAAGTGAATCGATTGCTCCTGATTCCTAAAATATATAATTCATTTCTGTAAATTATAACATATGTACGAAATATGTATGCGTTGTGTGCCGGCTTTTTTTCGATCTTTCTTTTCTCGCACAATGAATCCTTTACAAAGCATCCGCAAACATCATAATAAAATAAAAGCATATCTTTTGAACAGATGAACTATCCATGTTACTTTAGCATTGTAAGCGTTACAAAAAAACTCTAGGAGGCAACACAATGAAGAAAGTATTGTTGAAAACGATTTTGGCACTTGGTCTATTCACCGTAGGTACCGTAGCAGCAGCAACCGTTTCAGAAGCCCATGGCTATATCTCCAGTCCTGGCAGCAGAGCTTACTTCGGCACTGCAGCTGGCGGCAAACTCAATACCAATGTTGGACGCGCAGAGTGGGAACCTCAAAGTATTGAAGCAACCAAAGGGGTATTTACAAATGGAAAGCTTGCCAGTGCAGGTGTAAGTGGATTTGAACCATTGGATGAACAGACAGCTACCCGTTGGCATAAAACAACCGTTTCAACTGGCTTATTACCACTAAGATGGACATTAACTGCACAACATCGTACCTCTACATGGGATTACTATATGACAAAACAAGGCTGGGATCAAAATGCGCCATTAAAAATGAGTGATTTTGAAATGATTGGCCAAGTAAATGATAACAATGCGATTCCCGGCGCAACAGTGAATCATACAGTGACGATTCCAAGTAATCGTTCCGGTTACCATATCGTATACGGCGTGTGGAATGTCGCAGATACAACAAATGCTTTCTACCAAGTCGTTGATTTGAATGTTCAATAAGTAAGTTGAACTGACCTGGTCTGACACAAGTCACTTATTATTTCATAAAAGACAGCAGGTATCCGAATCCATCACTTTCAGATATCTCTTGCTTTGACTATCTACAAAATGAAAACCAGCAGTTGGAAGATTTTGACTCTTCCGGCTGCTGATTTTCGTTTTTATTTATTCGACACTGTTTTCTTCGTACGGTAGACGCCATCTTTTTTTAGATGATAGTAGATCGTTGCAGTCGAAATACCACAACGTTTAGAAATCTCTTGAGCAGGAATATCAGTAGTATGGTACAGGTTCAAAGCTTCTTTTACCTGCTCGACTAACGGGGGTCTGCCCAGTATGACGCCTTTGTTTTTTGCTGCACTTAATCCTGCCAGGACTCGTTCTCTAATCATCTCTGCTTCCATTTCAGCAAAAGCACCCATGATCGTAAAGAAAAAACGACCCGTTGCTGTTGTCGTATCAATATTGTTCTGGATGCTGACAAAATTGATTTGATTGCGTTCAAAATCCTCCATTAGGCTCAGCAGTTGCTTCGTTCCTCGTGCCAGTCGATCCAACTTAAAAATCACAAAAGTATCTCCGGATCGAAGCGTCCCCAATGCTTTATTCAGCTCTGTACGCTCCAGTTTTCGTCCACTCTCATGCTCTTTGAAAATTTTGTCTACGCCATACGCTTCCAACGCCTGCAGCTGTGAATCAAACTTTTGATGTGGCGTACTTACGCGCATATACCCTATCACCGCCATCAAATTCCTCCTTCTTTTGTCTGTCTGTGAGTCACTCAATACTCAATTGAAAAAAAGGGGCGCTCGACGCTTGATTCTGTTGGCTCATGGTAAATCGAATAGTAGTGTCCTTTCTTTTGAATCAGTGTTTCATGTGTACCTTCCTCCACGATTCGTCCCTGATCCACTACCAGTATTCGGTCAAAATGTCTCACTGTATTTAATCGATGCGCAACAACGATACAGGTAAAATCATAATGCTTCAGCTGATTCATGATAAAGTTTTCTGAAATATTATCCAGAGAACTGGTTGGTTCATCCATCAGCAGTAGCTGTGTCTCCTTTACCAATGCACGTGCGATAGATATTCGTTGCATCTGCCCTCCGGAAAGGTTCATACCGCCTTCCGAAATTGGTGTTTCCAGACCTAGTGGTAAATGTTGAATTATTTCACTGACTCTGGAATCATAGATAGCCCGTTCCAATCGTTGTTCATCAAACACCTCTTGATTCATGACAATATTCTCCAGCAACGATGCATTAAAAATCGTCGGCTTCTGATTCACAATACTTGTGATTTTTTTGATTGATTCATCATGAACATTTCGGAGATCCTTGTGATTGACTTCAATCGATCCTTCCGTTGGTTCGTAAAGTCCGGCCAAAAGCTTCAATAATGTACTTTTCCCAGATCCGCTTTTTCCGACAATCGCAATTTTCTCACCCGCTCGAACGCTAAATGAAATATCTTCTAAAATGTTTTCTTCAAAACGACTATATTTAAACGAGACTGCATGGATATCAAGTGACTGGATTTCTTGAATCGTTACTCCTCCACTTTTTTCTCGTGTTTCCGTTGCATCTAAAATCTCGTTCAGTTTTCCGAAGTAAGAACGCAGTAATAAAATCTCTGTGTAAGAATCAAAGACAACCACTATTGGTGTGATAAATGCACCTGCCAATGAGTTGAAACTGATGATTTGTCCCAAGCTCAACTGGTCGTTCATCAACTGAAAAACGCCAATGTAGATTAACAAGACTGGTAGAATAAACTGAATCGAGGTCTGAATTGTACGAACCCATGTAGAGAATCGATCTTTTTCTACACGAAGGTCGATTTGCTGTTTAAAGTTCGTCAACCACTTCGTATAAAACTGCTTTTCTGAACCGGAGGATTTCACGGTTTCCATTCCTTCAAACAGTTCCACCAATATCCGCTGCACGCGAGATTGCGCCAGCAGCTCCTTATCTGTTATCGCCTGTACCTTCTTCGAGTTGACAAAAGATATCCCTCCCATCACAAAAGCTCCGATTAATGCAATCATCGTCATTTGGGGTGAGATCGCCAACATCAAAATGAGGTAGATGAAAACAAATAGGAAATCTACAAACAATGTCAGCATCCGCTGGCTCATGATTTGTTGGATGATCACACTAAGATTTGCTCGAAAAATCAGATCCCCTGTGGACCGATTAACAAAAAAACGTAAGGGCAAATGCATGATCTTCTCCATGAAGGCTTTCATCAAAGTCAAATCAAACAGATTTTCCAGAACGATCAGGGTCAGCCCCCTGGCCACCTGCAGCAGATAATAAGCAATAAACAGGAGGACAATTCCCCAACCGACCTGTGTAATCAATTGTCCTGGCGCCTGCGCTCGATCGATGATCAATTGCGTCAGTCGGGGGACGAGAATACTGACACCTTGAATCAACAGGGTCAGACCGATGAATAGAGATGCTTTCAATTTCTGCTCTTTAAATATTCGTTGAAAAATGGCTACAGCAGCATTTTTCTTTTTTCCAGTCGAAGAGACAGAAATGGACGCTTTCTCCACTAGTAAAGCAAAATTCGTAAACAACTCCGCAAACTCCGCAAAAGAAATTTTCTTCTTACCAAGAGCCGGATCTAAAATAACTGCAAATTCTTCCGTTAGCTTTTCCAAAACCACATAGTGTCTATTCTCCCAAAAGCAAATGACCGGTTCCGTTTGCTCCATCAAAATGTCAAATTCTAACACTCGAATCGCTTTTGTTTCTATTCCTTGCTCTGCCAATATCTCTTTTAGATGCAACAACGTATTGCCCCCCTTGGGAACACCATAGACATCGCGAAGATGATTCAACGTTACCGGGTCTTTGTAATAATTCAAAATCATTGTGACACACGCAAGTCCACACTCACTGTGTTCGCTTGGTTCAACAAATGGTATTTTCTTTTTCAATCCAACTTCTCACTCCCCTCATTCCGGCAAATCCAGCGTTAGTATATTGGCACTTTTATCTGGCTTAAACAACCGTAAATACTGATGGCCAATACCTGATAATCCTGTAAACAGACCATACTTCGGTACTGTCTTTAAGCCTTCAAAATGATAATTGGCGTTGCTTTGCTTCTGCTCAAGCCAGTCCACCTTTTTCTGTAGCTTTTTCTGCTGTTCCGGTTTCAAATAGCCTCTTACACCTAGCAAGTATTCAAGATCGCCAAAGTTTCCATGACAAAGGCAATCGTCGGCTTTTTCTTGATTGAGTAACCGTTCGGCCGCCAACTGCAGCTCTTCTTGTAATTTCATATCCTCAAAACCACTCTCGACGAGATCCAGATAAGCCATACCAATGCCTGTTGCACCATAACACCACAAATCATTGACCATTGGTGTGGCTGGTCGAAGATCCAACCAGCCCTTTTGTATAGGATCAAAGGTCTTTCGCTCTTCTTCCAGACACTGACGAATCATCGCTTCACCAGGCACGGCGTTGCTCATTTTCCGCACACTGTTTGCCGCATGAATCACACCTGAATAACCGTGGGCAAAGCCGCCCTGTGCAATGGATTCTATAGTCAAATCCTGAAGTAGTTGCTCGGCGAATGTTTGATAGTCTTGCTTTCCAGTTACTTTGAATAGCAACGTAAAAACCTTGATGATCGAGGCTGTTCCTCCGGTCCAGTCATAGCTACTGATTTGATCCGCCTGATAGTTCTCTTCATACGCCTGTGCAATTCGTTCTGCAGCGTTTAAGAGCTGCGCTTTTTGAGTCAGCTTAAAAGTGTACAGCAACGGATAAACTGCCGCAAATGAACCATAAAAGGCTGATATGCTATCAATATATTCCTCACTCAGCTTGAGGACCAATGCTTCACTCAATTCATAAGCTTCTTTAAAACGTTCTTCTCCTGATATATGGTACAGTTCACTAAAATACAAATACAAACCAGTAATCCCGTCATAGAGATTTTCGTTCATGACAGTAACCATGTAGTTATCCGTAGATGTTTCCTCAACATTTTTCCAAGCGATTGATTCCTCTCCAATAAAAGCCCTATCCAACAAAAGTTGACCAATTGCAGTAGCTCGGTTCAGGTAGGAATTGCTCTTTTCATCTTTCTCGGTAGTGACCGTTGTTTCTTGTAAGTTCATCGGATCATAGGTGCCAAATGACGTATACAGATAGTCCAACTGCTCCTCTTCCTCATGCTGATCGAAGCGCATCAATTTCTCTACTTCTATATGAATCGCGGTCTCCTCGTACATCTTTCCAACATCTTCTCCTCGACTGGCTGTTAAATGACTGGAATCCGTATGGTTGAAAAAGATCGGGACGTCATGCTGCAGCATATCTCTCACCTCAAACGGTACGGGTTGCTCATTCGAATAGCTGTGCATCCATAGGTTTTCAAATAGCTTTTCTCTCTCAATATAATCCACCATACAGCTTGGATGCGTTGAGTAATCCAGAAGATCGCCGTAGCTCTGAGTTGTTTTGATAACATTCCGGACGAAAACATTAGAAAACAACTCTGTGACCTGTTGGATGAGAAACGTACGATTCTCTCTGGCGAATGCAGAAAATTCTCTGAAGCCTTCAAGTATCACTTGAATATACGGGGTAAAATCTACTTTTTCTCCTTTATACAACGGGATATTCTCTGCCGCATCCGTTATATGTTCTTCATACACAAATTGCATATTATCGGAATCAAAATTGATCAGCTTCAAGACCTTGTATGGCAGCTTCTGTTGATCGCCGCTTAACGCGCTCAGCTGTACACCTTGCGCGGCACCTTCTACATCCCCCTCAATTTTTTCTTCAAATAAATAGATAGGCACCAGTCCACTCATGATCACAGATTCCATGTTCTCTCTTTGAGCCATGACTAGTGCATTCTCGCTATTCGGTGCCGGAAAATTATTTTGAATGATCGTTTCAAGATCGATCATGACAGGATACTTTCCATGTGCCAAAATATTTTCTAAATGAAAATCATTGCCGTTCAGTAAATAAACCAACGCAATGGTATGCCCAAATTGGCGATAATAATGGGCTAGTTCCTCTAAAGAATCACACTCACTATGTGTCAGTCGTTCTTCAAACGTATACTCCGGAGTAACAATTTTTTTTGTTAAGTAGAAGTCAAAACGAGCATCCTTTTCTTGCAATCGCGTAATAAATTGATCGAAGCGTGTACTGATTTCTAGATTTTTCGGTTTATAAACGAGCTCAGAACCATCTTCAAAGGTTAAAATGGCTACTGTCTTTCCTCGGTCATGGGAATCTCCTGCGCCCATCCTCAGCTCTTCCACACAAAATGATTTTTTTATGTCAAAAGTATGTCGCAGCTCAGACTTACTTTCAGTCAAGGCTTTCAATAATGCTCGAAAATTAGTTAATTGATAGCTCATGATTTCAACCAACATTCTAGTCAATACTGGAAAACTGTAAAAAAATTGAACTAGGTCGTCCTTTTTATAGAAGCGTTGCATCAAATATTCTCCGAACCGTTCTTTTTCATCTTCTCCAACAAAGGCCATGTGTTCTTTTTGTTCATGAAGATCGTACACAAATGTCCGCAAACTGATATCTAAGAAACGATTGATCCCTTCTTCTATATAATTACTCAGTGCTCGTTCAGCAATGGTAACTGTTGGAAATGCCTTTATTATTTCTCGTATTTTTAAATCAAAATAATTGATATGCAGACGCAAAGCATAGGTAAAATTAACATTTCTTTGTTTTTCTATATCCTGTTGGTCTGTATCGATCGATGCAAAGATTTCTTTGGTGGTAATCAACCATTCTTCTTTTGACAGCTGTTGGTAAATGTACTGCTTCTCCTCTTCTGTCAGCGCTTTAATAGCAAAGCCAAAATCTTCCGCTGACAATTGCATCATAGAAAGAATGTATTGAAATCGCTCATCTGTTACTAGCGTCGGTCGCTCACGCCATGCTTTAAAGTTTTCTTTCCGCTCTCTTGGATAGGCTATTTTTTCCCTATCATAATATTCTTTTAACAAGGTATATCGTTGCTTGATCGATGTTGCTTTTGCCAGATTTTCAATCCCCATAAGTAACTCCTTTAATATGCTGATTTTTACGCTGACCAAGCTGAATAGTACACAGCTGATCGCGTACCTATGTATATTTTTATGATAAAAATAAGTGCTAGATAAACACTTTTGAAACAGTTGTTTATCTAGCAAATTCAATATTTAATTAACGCCAACCGCAACAACGGCTTGTGAAACAACTATAGCTGCATTTCGTAGAATAACAATTGCTTGAAGATGATGATGAAGACGAAGATGATGAAGACCAGCTCCAGCTTCCTCCGATTCCAAAGAAACTCCCCTGAACATTGTTCATTTCTTCCGGAGTCAATTCTTCAAACGACTTTCCAACTTTTTTCTCTGCTTGTTTATCCACACTTTTTCCTCCCTTCACACAACATATGATTTTGATGCAAATACTCTATATTTAAAATAGCCGCCTAAACGGCTATTTTAAATCAAACATTGAAATCCCTTTAGATACTCAGATTGACGATCGTCAGCTTATCTTTTTGAATCTTGAATGCAGTGTTCTCTTTTACTTCATCAAAGTTCAAATCGATGGCTTGCAGGGTTAACTCTGATTCAGGCGCATGCAGAATTTTGTAATCCCCAACTGGAAGATACGTACTAATTTGACCAAAAGTATTGGTTTCAGCTTGAATCACATTGTTGTCACTATCGATCAACCAGAATTTTTGGCCTCTTGTATCAAGAGACATAGAAGTAACGAAGATCACCGCTCTACCTTCACCTAATCGTTGACCACTAGGTCTGTTATAAACATTTTGAAGGGTTGTCTGACCTACTGTGACTCCCACGGTATACGTGTTTGAAACAGGATCCAGAACATAGCCTGACGGTGCAATGGTTTCTTCTATCACATACATTCCTGCTGATAAATTGTATAGGTTGATTTCACCGTTTTCATCCGTTACCTCTGTCACTACAGTTCCATCTGGATAAGTGATTTTAAAGGTCGCTCCCGGAAGGGTTGTCGTTGTCGTTCCGCCAAATGCATCTCTAGCATACTTCACGATTTTCAGCGCACCAACATCATTGATTTTTACGTTTGGATGAGCAATTTCTGCCGTCTCACCCGCTTCAACTTCAATTGGATAGAACGTATTATCTTCTTCATATCCTGGAGGAGCTGTTTTCTCTACAACATAGTATGTTCCAGGTTCCAGATCATTAATCAGTATCACGCCATCTTGATTGGTTGTATAGGTGCCGATTAATGAATAATTTTTATCGTATACTTCAAATACAGCATTTTGTAAGTAAACAATTGGATCGGAATCCTTCTCATATTTAATAATTTTTAATGAGCCTAGCTCAGGTTCTTCCTCTTTATTAACGACTGTTACACTTGGTTTTGGTGTGTCTTTTGACACGGTTACCTTAATTGGTGTTGCATCCAGTTCATAGCCATCGGGTGCTTTCGTTTCGACTAACGTGTACTCACCATATGGCAGATCATTCAATTGTGCCACACCAATTGCATTCGTCGTAATTGTGTCAATCTTTGTTCCAGAAGCGTCAAACACGTCAAAGACCGCTCCTTCTAATCGTTTACCGGATTCATCTTCTTTGACGACTTCCAAGCCGCCTTTTGATTCCTTGTTTACTACTTTCACACTTGGTTTTGGTGTGTCTTTTGATACCGTTACCTTGATTGGCGTTGCATCCAACTCATAGCCGGCTGGTGCTTTCGTTTCGACCAACGTGTATTCGCCATATGGCAGATCGTTCAATTGTGCTACACCATTCGCATTCGTCGTGATCGTACCAACTTTAACACCTGAAGCATTAAACACATCAAAGACTGCTCCTTCTAGTCGTTTACCGGATTCATCTTCTTTGACGACTTCCAAGCCGCCTTTTGATTCCTTGTTTACTACTTTCACACTTGGTTTTGGTGTGTCTTTTGATACGGTTACTTTGATTGGCGTTGCATCTAGCTCATAGCCGGCTGGTGCTTTCGTTTCGACCAACGTGTATTCGCCATATGGCAGATCGTTCAATTGTGCTACACCATTCGCATTCGTCGTGATTGTACCAACTTTAACACCTGAAGCATTAAACACATCAAAGACTGCTCCTTCTAGTCGTTTACCGGATTCATCTTCTTTGACGACTTCCAAGCCGCCTTTTGATTCCTTGTTTACTACTTTCACACTTGGTTTTGGTGTGTCTTTTGATACGGTTACTTTGATTGGCGTTGCATCCAGTTCATAACCTGCTGGCGCTTTTGTTTCGACCAATGTATATTCGCCATATGGCAGATCATTCAATTGTGCTACGCCATTCGCATTCGTCGTGATCGTACCAACTTTAACACCTGAAGCATTGAACACATCAAAGATTGCTCCTTCTAGTCGTTTACCGGATTCATCTTCCTTGATGACTTCCAAGCCGCCTTTAGCTTTCTTATTGACAACAGTCGCTGTTGGACATGGTGTTGTTTTTGAAATAGTTACTTTGATCGGTGTTGTGATCAATTCATAGCCAGCTGGCGCCTTTGTTTCAACTAAGGTGTACTCACCATATGGCAGATTATTCAGCTGAGCCACACCATTTGCATTGGTTGTCACTGTTCCAACCTTAACTCCTGAGGCATTGAACACATCAAATGTCGCTCCGGCTAATGGTCGACCATTTTCATCTACTTTTTTTATATTCAAACTTCCAGTTGTACATGCTGGTTTATTGTATTTCTTTAAACAAACCGTTAAGCAAGACTTCACGACCACTGAGGCTGGGCTGCTCTCTAGCTCATACCCAGCTGGTGCCTTTGTTTCTACAACTTTATAAATGCCGGTAGATAGTTTACCTGATTTCGCTACACCATAGGCATTAGAGGTAATCACTTCGACCACTTTTCCGGCACTGTTATAAATAGTAAATTGTGCTCCAGCCAATTTTTTAAATGTTGTTGCATCATATTTCGTTATTTCGATATAGCCGCCAAAAATTGGCGTAAAGCAACGGCTGTTCAGACTAGCTGAACTTGCCTGAACACCACTTAAAGCAAAAGCCGTCGGATCAGTCGGACTTTCCTGTGTCCCAGACTCTAGACCAGTACTCCACCCACTCCCTGTGGATAAATTGACTGCAGCCTCTGCCTCCGTTTCCTGAACAGCAAAAAATACAAGTGCCATAATCATCATGATTGCTGAATAAACTACTCTTTTCATTCCTTTTCTCACTCGCAACTCGTCCTTTACATAATTATTTTTTCATCTACCTGTTGATAACATCAGAAAAAATCGGTGTCTTTCATAGATTCTCCCTCTCTTTGCTGACTATCCAACATAACAACAATAGTAACACAAAGATTGAATATCTTCACTATAAAAAATATAATTCTTTCAAAAGATAAAATAATAACGTAAGAATTAGCACCGATTTTATTCATTTGTCCTTCTTTGCTTACCGATCAACCTTGTCTGTAGGAGGCACAAACATATACCCTTTGCTTCGTACAGTCTTGATTACGCTTAAATTTACCGGATCATTTTCTAACTTACTGCGCAAATGAAAAATAATATTTGCAATTCTTGGCTTGCCATTCACTCGCTTCGTTCCCCATAATTTCTCGTAAAGCTCATCATATTTGAATGTCTTCTTAGGCTGCTTACTTAGTACTGATAACGCGCGGTACTCTAAGCCAGTTAGCCCAATTTCATCTCCTCCATTTACAATGACACTTTGATTATCCGGATTTAATTCCAGACGATCCGAGGTTGGACTTTTACGTAAAGAATACTCATGGTCTTTCTCTAGCAACGCTTTTCTGCCTGTCAAAGCATTTCGAACAATCAGGAAAAATTCCTGTCCCTGATCACTGATGATATTTCCATCCACTCCGAGTTGAAGA from Enterococcus sp. 9E7_DIV0242 includes these protein-coding regions:
- a CDS encoding winged helix-turn-helix domain-containing protein, with product MPTIGVFNLSGTLKQQQKELLARENINIVELEKTEIDKALSLDATVIVDEHQENVSESCVLITKLREKKHMLLWTYGNEISEVNRMIYLQLGVDGNIISDQGQEFFLIVRNALTGRKALLEKDHEYSLRKSPTSDRLELNPDNQSVIVNGGDEIGLTGLEYRALSVLSKQPKKTFKYDELYEKLWGTKRVNGKPRIANIIFHLRSKLENDPVNLSVIKTVRSKGYMFVPPTDKVDR